The following are encoded in a window of Fluviibacter phosphoraccumulans genomic DNA:
- a CDS encoding cation-translocating P-type ATPase encodes MNDQKPQGLTTDAAVNQLRIDGPNQLGAAQTRTWLGILLEVVREPMFGLLLAAGTLYFVMGDAHEGLMLMGFVLIIMTVTIVQERRTERVLETLRDLASPRALVVRDGREQRIAGTEVVRGDLLILSEGDRVAADAEVLQAHELAIDESLLTGESGWVPKLEVGISVYAGTLVVRGQGLARVTVTGAASRFGQIGESLATISLEPSPLRRQIEQLTIRLAWIGAGLSVLLAVAYAWRSGSWLDGVLSGITLAMALLPQEFPVILIIFFALGARRIARQGMLTRRLNALETLGKTTVLCVDKTGTLTENQMRLAALYADGRTWFLDSTDKPSLPEAFHPLVEYAVLSCEQAPHDPMELAILRLATSDPQVAQHIHSDWALVREYELSPELMAMTHLWRRGDSAHDVVAAKGAPEAIAALCHLSPQALDQLNIAAEQLAAQGMRVLGVARARHPVSQPWPEIQHDFDYEWVGLLGLVDPVRASVPAAIAECRQAGIRVVMITGDHPVTAQAIARQVGIAADDVYARVTPQQKLAIVQQFKSDGAVVAMTGDGVNDAPALKAAHIGIAMGQRGTDVAREAASLVLMHDDFSAIVAAIRSGRLITRNLQQALRYTITVHVPIILLSMLPVLLGLPLLLLPVHIAFMELVFNPTCSLVFEAEPATKDLMREPPVPISESLISLRGLLRALLTGVLIGVGLMLFDVWLVSDEASVGQVRAAVFTAMVSANLGAVLLYRREWLLTRFSVVGWWTLLLALVSLLLVVCVPSVATLFAFEALSVQRWAAIVVSALMLVVAYRIIRPNL; translated from the coding sequence ATGAACGATCAAAAGCCTCAAGGGCTGACCACCGACGCGGCTGTCAATCAGCTGCGTATCGATGGACCCAATCAGCTCGGTGCAGCTCAGACCAGAACTTGGTTGGGTATCTTGCTGGAAGTGGTGCGGGAGCCGATGTTCGGCCTGTTGTTAGCCGCGGGTACGCTCTACTTTGTGATGGGTGATGCACATGAAGGCCTGATGTTAATGGGCTTTGTGCTCATTATCATGACCGTGACAATTGTGCAGGAGCGACGCACCGAGCGTGTATTGGAAACGCTTCGCGATTTGGCGAGTCCGCGGGCGTTGGTCGTGCGGGACGGTCGTGAGCAGCGGATTGCTGGCACAGAGGTTGTTCGTGGGGATCTGTTGATTCTGTCTGAAGGTGATCGCGTAGCGGCGGATGCTGAGGTGCTACAGGCCCACGAATTAGCCATTGACGAGTCCTTGTTGACGGGTGAATCGGGTTGGGTGCCGAAACTGGAAGTCGGGATATCGGTGTACGCCGGGACGCTGGTGGTGCGTGGTCAGGGCTTAGCGCGGGTAACGGTTACCGGGGCGGCTTCGCGGTTTGGGCAGATCGGTGAGTCGCTTGCCACAATTAGCTTAGAGCCATCGCCGCTGCGTCGGCAGATTGAGCAGTTGACCATACGCCTGGCCTGGATTGGCGCTGGATTGAGCGTGTTGTTGGCAGTGGCCTATGCCTGGCGCTCGGGTTCGTGGCTTGATGGGGTGCTGTCGGGAATTACGCTGGCAATGGCCTTGCTGCCGCAGGAATTTCCGGTCATTTTGATTATATTTTTTGCACTGGGTGCCAGAAGAATCGCCCGGCAAGGCATGCTGACACGCCGGTTGAATGCGCTTGAAACGCTGGGCAAAACGACGGTGCTCTGCGTTGATAAAACCGGGACGCTGACCGAAAACCAGATGCGGCTGGCGGCATTATATGCAGATGGCCGGACATGGTTTCTGGATTCGACAGATAAGCCAAGTTTGCCTGAAGCCTTTCATCCTCTGGTCGAATATGCCGTGCTCAGTTGCGAGCAGGCACCGCATGATCCAATGGAGTTAGCGATTCTTCGTTTGGCGACCAGTGATCCCCAAGTTGCGCAGCACATACATTCCGATTGGGCATTGGTCAGAGAGTATGAGCTGAGTCCCGAATTAATGGCGATGACCCATCTATGGCGGCGCGGCGATAGTGCGCATGATGTGGTGGCGGCTAAAGGCGCACCTGAGGCCATTGCCGCGCTTTGCCATCTCTCGCCACAAGCGCTCGACCAACTCAACATTGCAGCGGAGCAATTAGCGGCGCAAGGGATGCGCGTACTGGGTGTCGCTCGGGCCAGGCACCCGGTTTCGCAACCCTGGCCAGAAATTCAGCATGATTTTGACTACGAGTGGGTAGGGCTGCTCGGGCTTGTCGATCCCGTACGCGCATCGGTACCCGCAGCCATTGCCGAATGTCGTCAGGCAGGGATCCGGGTCGTGATGATTACCGGCGATCATCCAGTCACAGCACAGGCAATAGCGCGTCAGGTCGGCATAGCCGCCGACGATGTCTACGCACGGGTGACGCCGCAACAAAAGTTGGCGATCGTCCAGCAATTTAAATCGGATGGTGCCGTGGTGGCGATGACCGGCGATGGCGTGAATGATGCCCCAGCGCTCAAAGCCGCCCATATTGGTATCGCCATGGGGCAACGGGGTACTGATGTGGCGCGTGAAGCAGCGTCATTGGTGCTGATGCATGATGATTTTTCAGCGATTGTGGCAGCGATTCGTTCCGGGCGCCTGATTACCCGAAATCTCCAGCAGGCCCTGCGTTACACCATCACCGTGCATGTACCGATCATTTTGCTTTCCATGCTGCCGGTGCTATTGGGCTTGCCGTTGTTATTGCTGCCCGTGCATATCGCCTTTATGGAACTGGTGTTTAATCCGACCTGTTCGTTGGTCTTTGAAGCCGAACCAGCTACCAAAGATCTGATGCGTGAACCGCCGGTGCCGATTTCAGAATCGCTCATTAGCTTGCGTGGTTTGCTTCGTGCATTGCTGACGGGTGTGCTGATCGGGGTGGGTTTAATGCTCTTTGATGTTTGGCTGGTGTCTGATGAAGCCAGTGTCGGCCAAGTGCGCGCAGCGGTATTTACGGCGATGGTGAGTGCTAATCTGGGTGCTGTCTTGCTCTATCGGCGGGAGTGGTTGTTAACGCGCTTTTCTGTTGTTGGCTGGTGGACCTTATTGCTGGCGCTGGTCAGCCTGTTACTGGTCGTTTGTGTGCCGTCGGTCGCGACGCTGTTTGCTTTTGAGGCACTATCAGTCCAACGCTGGGCAGCGATTGTTGTTAGCGCATTGATGCTGGTGGTCGCCTATCGAATCATTCGACCTAATTTGTGA
- a CDS encoding sulfite exporter TauE/SafE family protein, with translation MAVLFLGAALGFFGGLFGIGGGIIAIPLLALAFGMDQALAQGTSLAMMVPILAVGLWRYSRKRPIPWVSALWIGLLASITTWLVAHFATQLQPDILRGVFGLFLLFLAFQMLIAKQRHESDSGCSRLNPRLMPMVGVAAGTSMGLLGVGGGLVATPLLTGLFGQRQALAQSLSMALVTPCAVVALATYSVADCVDWSMGLPLAFGGLLTVSAGVAVAHQLPERKMRLLFAVMLMATALWLLIKPYVVG, from the coding sequence ATGGCTGTGCTTTTCCTGGGCGCGGCCCTGGGTTTCTTTGGCGGGCTTTTTGGTATTGGCGGGGGAATCATTGCCATTCCATTGCTGGCCCTGGCCTTCGGGATGGATCAGGCTTTGGCACAGGGCACGTCTCTGGCGATGATGGTGCCCATTTTAGCGGTAGGTCTGTGGCGCTATAGTCGAAAGCGCCCGATTCCCTGGGTAAGTGCCCTATGGATCGGCTTGCTGGCTTCGATAACGACTTGGCTCGTGGCGCATTTTGCGACGCAATTACAGCCGGATATTTTGCGCGGTGTATTTGGGCTATTCCTACTGTTCCTCGCATTTCAGATGTTGATCGCCAAACAACGTCACGAATCTGATTCGGGGTGCAGCCGCCTTAATCCGCGCCTGATGCCGATGGTCGGTGTTGCCGCAGGTACAAGTATGGGGTTGCTGGGTGTGGGCGGCGGCCTAGTCGCAACGCCCCTGTTGACGGGATTGTTTGGACAGCGGCAAGCGCTGGCGCAAAGCTTGTCGATGGCGCTGGTCACACCGTGTGCCGTAGTCGCCCTGGCCACTTATAGCGTGGCAGATTGCGTGGATTGGTCGATGGGTTTGCCGCTGGCTTTTGGTGGATTGTTGACTGTGTCAGCTGGTGTCGCTGTGGCGCATCAATTGCCTGAGCGAAAGATGCGTCTCTTGTTTGCCGTGATGCTGATGGCTACGGCGCTCTGGCTGTTGATCAAACCGTACGTCGTTGGTTGA